A DNA window from Kitasatospora atroaurantiaca contains the following coding sequences:
- a CDS encoding glycerophosphodiester phosphodiesterase → MTENSRRWFLRTSGAVGLGAAALSTAAVPEAFADAPAESTGTRPPVRTGTGLDRLPHPLVIGHRGASGYRPEHTLGSYELALELGADVIEQDLVPTKDGQLVVRHENNIAETTDVANHPEFADRRTTKTVDGQQLTGWFTEDFTLAELRTLRAKERLPQQRQRNTLYDGRWPIPTFREVTEFAERRSRTLGREVWLYVETKHPSYFRSIGLPLEERLAAELRRAGLAGRRGRAILQSFEPSSLQRLAALVENPRIQLLGDRTTRPYDFVLAGDTRTVADLVTPAGLRWIAGYAHGIGPTTQLIAPTDPATGKLQPVTSLVPDAHASGLVLHPYTVRNENGFLPADFRHGTDPAAYGDAIGWARFLYEQGVDGFFTDNSDTTVLARADFWASRGVS, encoded by the coding sequence ATGACGGAGAACTCGCGCCGCTGGTTCCTGCGTACGAGTGGAGCGGTCGGCCTCGGCGCCGCCGCCCTGAGCACCGCGGCGGTGCCGGAGGCGTTCGCCGACGCGCCCGCCGAGAGCACGGGAACGCGTCCGCCGGTACGGACGGGGACGGGTCTCGACCGGCTGCCGCACCCGCTGGTGATCGGCCACCGCGGTGCCAGCGGCTACCGCCCCGAGCACACCCTGGGCTCGTACGAGCTGGCGCTGGAGCTGGGCGCCGACGTGATCGAGCAGGACCTGGTGCCCACCAAGGACGGACAGCTGGTCGTCCGGCACGAGAACAACATCGCCGAGACCACGGATGTGGCGAACCACCCGGAGTTCGCCGACCGCAGGACCACGAAGACCGTGGACGGCCAGCAGCTCACCGGCTGGTTCACCGAGGACTTCACGCTCGCCGAGCTGCGCACCCTGCGCGCGAAGGAGCGGCTGCCGCAGCAGCGCCAGCGCAACACCCTCTACGACGGCCGCTGGCCGATCCCGACCTTCCGCGAGGTCACGGAGTTCGCCGAGCGCCGCTCGCGCACGCTCGGGCGCGAGGTGTGGCTGTACGTCGAGACCAAGCACCCGAGTTACTTCCGCTCGATCGGACTGCCGCTGGAGGAGCGGCTGGCCGCCGAGCTGCGCCGGGCCGGGCTGGCCGGCCGACGGGGGCGGGCGATCCTGCAGTCCTTCGAGCCGAGCAGCCTGCAGCGCCTCGCCGCCCTGGTCGAGAATCCGCGCATCCAGCTGCTCGGTGACCGGACGACCCGCCCGTACGACTTCGTCCTCGCCGGGGACACCCGCACGGTCGCCGACCTGGTCACGCCCGCCGGGCTGCGGTGGATCGCGGGGTACGCCCACGGCATCGGGCCGACCACCCAGCTGATCGCCCCGACCGACCCGGCCACCGGCAAGCTGCAGCCGGTGACCAGCCTGGTGCCCGACGCCCACGCGAGCGGCCTGGTGCTGCACCCGTACACCGTCCGCAACGAGAACGGCTTCCTGCCCGCCGACTTCCGGCACGGCACCGACCCGGCGGCGTACGGGGACGCGATCGGCTGGGCGCGGTTCCTGTACGAGCAGGGCGTGGACGGGTTCTTCACCGACAACTCCGACACCACCGTGCTGGCGCGAGCCGACTTCTGGGCGTCGCGCGGGGTCTCGTAA
- the dacB gene encoding D-alanyl-D-alanine carboxypeptidase/D-alanyl-D-alanine endopeptidase, translating into MAGTAAAAPAESPHSDLGPDITAIMNKPAYENAQWGLLEIDPENGRVVHSMYPNQFFMPGSTIKLITISGAWHALGPDHRFTTPVNAIGHLNGSTLTGNLALVAQGDLTMGGRTKPDGSVDFTPIDHTYADDIPGATLTPEDPLAGLDQIAHQVRDSGITTVDGDVVIDPRLFTPPSISPQPTPLIINDNLIDLLTTPTSPGQAAQLSWRPQVAPYQVTSNVQTVAAGGTTDIQVTASSDGTRITLSGTIAADAKPALKISQIQDPNAFGRTALIEALGRAGVTVTAPPTGPNPDSTLPASYTGDPQVAAFVSPPYHEYAKLILNVSHNLGANLALCNMAVSRGSNNCFDGFPVIHDFLTKTANVDPTQFQMADGRGDVPVDRVTPAGLNQLLAYWLRTPDADAFRTSLPILGVSGTGALFCTTDCPAKGKVFAKPGTIIGFDQLNQQLAINAQTYAGYLEADDGHLYTFFVGVNGAAAPDIQGFFDVNDDVDEIAVILQQEACAEHGAGRPRHKAVTSAKRPLSRIIRP; encoded by the coding sequence GTGGCAGGTACAGCCGCCGCCGCACCTGCGGAGAGCCCTCACAGCGACCTCGGGCCCGACATCACGGCGATCATGAACAAGCCCGCGTACGAGAACGCGCAGTGGGGTCTGCTGGAGATCGACCCGGAGAACGGGCGGGTCGTCCACTCCATGTACCCCAACCAGTTCTTCATGCCGGGTTCGACCATCAAGCTCATCACCATCTCCGGTGCCTGGCACGCCCTCGGCCCGGACCACCGCTTCACCACGCCGGTGAACGCGATCGGCCACCTCAACGGGTCGACCCTCACCGGGAACCTGGCGCTCGTCGCCCAGGGCGACCTCACCATGGGCGGCCGGACCAAGCCGGACGGGTCGGTCGACTTCACCCCCATCGACCACACCTATGCCGACGACATCCCGGGCGCCACCCTCACGCCGGAGGACCCGCTCGCCGGCCTGGACCAGATCGCCCACCAGGTCCGCGACTCGGGCATCACCACGGTCGACGGCGATGTCGTCATCGACCCGCGGCTGTTCACGCCCCCGTCGATCAGCCCCCAGCCGACACCGCTCATCATCAACGACAACCTCATCGACCTGCTGACCACGCCGACCTCCCCCGGGCAGGCCGCCCAGCTGAGCTGGCGCCCGCAGGTCGCGCCGTACCAGGTCACCTCCAACGTCCAGACGGTGGCCGCCGGTGGCACCACCGACATCCAGGTCACCGCGTCCTCCGACGGCACGAGGATCACGCTCTCCGGAACGATCGCCGCCGACGCCAAGCCCGCCCTGAAGATCTCCCAGATCCAGGACCCCAACGCATTCGGGCGCACGGCCCTGATCGAGGCACTGGGCCGCGCCGGGGTGACCGTCACCGCCCCGCCGACCGGGCCCAACCCGGACAGTACGCTGCCCGCCTCGTACACCGGTGATCCCCAGGTGGCCGCCTTCGTCTCGCCGCCGTACCACGAGTACGCCAAGCTGATCCTGAATGTCAGCCACAACCTCGGCGCCAACCTGGCCCTGTGCAACATGGCCGTGAGCCGCGGCAGCAACAACTGCTTCGACGGCTTCCCGGTCATCCACGACTTCCTCACCAAGACCGCGAACGTCGACCCGACTCAGTTCCAGATGGCGGACGGACGCGGCGATGTTCCCGTCGACCGCGTCACGCCCGCCGGGCTCAACCAGCTGCTCGCATACTGGCTGCGCACCCCCGACGCGGACGCCTTCCGCACCTCACTGCCGATCCTCGGCGTGTCCGGCACGGGCGCTCTCTTCTGCACCACCGACTGCCCGGCCAAGGGCAAGGTCTTCGCCAAGCCCGGCACCATCATCGGCTTCGACCAGCTCAACCAGCAGCTCGCGATCAACGCGCAGACGTATGCGGGCTACCTGGAGGCGGACGACGGCCACCTCTACACCTTCTTCGTCGGCGTCAACGGCGCGGCGGCACCGGACATCCAGGGGTTCTTCGACGTCAACGACGACGTCGACGAGATCGCCGTCATCCTCCAGCAAGAGGCATGCGCGGAACACGGCGCCGGCCGCCCGCGCCACAAGGCCGTCACGTCCGCGAAAAGGCCTCTCTCCCGGATCATTCGTCCGTAA
- a CDS encoding cupin domain-containing protein, with protein MSYPEPRYLGEKGEIKAVFRPADTEPELSSPSGNRTHYLATHATTGGEFGLYKVDLGPKSPGPATHFHRSISESFFVLSGEVRLFDGDHWTTGRQGDFLYVPVGGLHAFRNESEEPASMLLLFSPGAPREEYFEQVAEMARRGGEEFTEFLVRHDSFFVD; from the coding sequence ATGTCGTATCCGGAGCCCCGCTACCTTGGAGAAAAGGGCGAGATCAAGGCGGTGTTCAGGCCCGCTGACACCGAACCCGAGCTGAGCTCCCCTTCGGGCAACCGAACCCACTACCTGGCCACCCACGCGACCACGGGCGGTGAGTTCGGGCTGTACAAGGTGGACCTGGGCCCCAAATCGCCCGGCCCGGCGACTCACTTCCACCGGTCGATCTCGGAGTCCTTCTTCGTACTGTCCGGCGAGGTGCGGCTGTTCGACGGTGACCACTGGACCACCGGACGTCAGGGGGACTTCCTGTACGTACCGGTGGGCGGGCTGCACGCGTTCAGGAACGAGTCGGAGGAGCCCGCATCGATGCTCCTGCTCTTCTCCCCGGGCGCGCCGCGGGAGGAGTACTTCGAGCAGGTCGCCGAGATGGCCCGGCGTGGCGGCGAGGAGTTCACCGAATTCCTCGTCCGCCACGACAGCTTCTTCGTCGACTAG
- the sph gene encoding sphingomyelin phosphodiesterase: MPKTVLRRTPRLAAVACTAAALLGPLATAPAAHAESAPVTVQPLNVLTYNTFLMSTNLYPNWGQAYRAKAIAAADVFQGHDVVVLQEAFDNAASDSLISQASAAYPYHTPVVGRSTSGWDATSGSYSSTTPEDGGVTLLSKWPILRKEQYIFKDACGADWWSNKGFVYAVLNVNGVRTHVVGTHLQSTDSGCSSGQPATVRAAQLAAMRSFIDAKQIPASEPVLLAGDLNINSHDSEYPSLLSNANVVPATARTGWANSFDTVDNSIAAYRYPGEPKEDLDYVLYRADHARPATYTNQVVRFHSAPWTVSSWGTSYTYNDLSDHYPVVGG, translated from the coding sequence ATGCCCAAGACCGTCCTCCGTCGCACCCCGCGCCTGGCCGCCGTCGCCTGTACGGCCGCGGCCCTCCTCGGCCCGCTGGCCACCGCGCCGGCCGCCCACGCCGAGAGCGCCCCCGTCACGGTCCAGCCGCTGAACGTGCTCACCTACAACACGTTCCTGATGAGCACCAACCTGTACCCCAACTGGGGCCAGGCCTACCGGGCCAAGGCGATCGCCGCCGCGGACGTCTTCCAGGGCCACGACGTGGTGGTGCTCCAGGAGGCCTTCGACAACGCGGCCTCGGACAGCCTGATCTCCCAGGCCTCGGCCGCGTACCCGTACCACACCCCCGTGGTCGGCCGGTCGACCAGCGGGTGGGACGCCACCAGCGGCAGCTACAGCTCCACCACGCCCGAGGACGGCGGGGTGACGCTGCTCAGCAAGTGGCCGATCCTCCGGAAGGAGCAGTACATCTTCAAGGACGCCTGCGGCGCGGACTGGTGGTCCAACAAGGGCTTCGTCTACGCGGTGCTGAACGTGAACGGCGTGCGCACCCACGTGGTCGGCACCCACCTGCAGTCCACCGACAGCGGCTGCAGCAGCGGCCAGCCGGCCACGGTACGGGCGGCGCAGCTCGCCGCGATGCGCTCGTTCATCGACGCCAAGCAGATCCCGGCGAGCGAGCCGGTGCTGCTCGCGGGCGACCTCAACATCAACTCGCACGACTCCGAGTACCCGTCCCTGCTGTCCAACGCGAACGTGGTCCCGGCCACCGCGCGCACCGGCTGGGCGAACTCCTTCGACACCGTCGACAACTCGATCGCCGCGTACCGCTACCCCGGCGAGCCGAAGGAGGACCTCGACTACGTCCTCTACCGCGCCGACCACGCCCGGCCCGCCACGTACACCAACCAGGTCGTGCGCTTCCACAGCGCCCCGTGGACGGTCAGCAGCTGGGGCACCAGCTACACCTACAACGACCTGTCGGACCACTACCCCGTGGTCGGCGGCTGA
- a CDS encoding DUF3626 domain-containing protein, with product MNLHPDRLAGDRLILLKLAEDGVYHSQFVTGTSNGGLTAYPGGDRWRWESRIFGGAYDDAPVQERPVYGALNYRRAPAGGAPRFGSAHFRLTAETLPRATFCYPDSSAEPSDFGVAHRFSLIEAAEVDGHDALDGHIEAQIHGPVRLDRHVEALVLDPSYRGTPVEAAARLLPCPVEWHAGFRLTVAELRRHPEYRGQEYVDLGAEIAADGRLDPRIIGDAARTGRHDQQDLKKVWHCLARFGSPPHSDDPLSR from the coding sequence ATGAACCTCCACCCCGACCGCCTGGCGGGCGACCGGCTGATCCTGCTCAAGCTGGCCGAGGACGGCGTCTACCACTCGCAGTTCGTGACTGGGACCAGCAACGGGGGCCTGACCGCCTACCCCGGCGGTGACCGATGGCGCTGGGAGAGCCGGATCTTCGGCGGCGCGTATGACGACGCGCCCGTTCAGGAGCGTCCCGTCTACGGCGCGCTGAACTACCGGCGAGCGCCCGCCGGCGGGGCACCGCGGTTCGGTTCCGCACACTTCAGGCTGACCGCCGAGACCCTCCCACGAGCGACCTTCTGCTACCCGGACAGCTCGGCCGAACCATCGGACTTCGGCGTCGCGCACCGCTTCTCGCTGATCGAGGCGGCGGAGGTGGACGGCCACGACGCCCTGGACGGCCACATCGAGGCGCAGATACACGGACCGGTCAGGCTCGACCGCCACGTCGAGGCCTTGGTCCTAGACCCCAGCTATCGCGGCACGCCAGTCGAGGCTGCGGCCCGCCTGCTTCCGTGCCCCGTCGAGTGGCACGCCGGATTCCGGCTCACTGTTGCGGAGCTGCGACGCCACCCGGAGTACCGCGGGCAGGAGTACGTCGACCTGGGCGCCGAGATCGCGGCGGACGGCCGGCTCGACCCTCGGATCATCGGGGACGCCGCCCGTACGGGCCGCCACGACCAGCAGGACCTCAAGAAAGTCTGGCACTGCCTGGCACGTTTCGGCTCACCGCCCCACTCGGACGATCCCCTGAGCCGATGA
- a CDS encoding recombinase family protein, with protein MSRLPRQGDTLVVPSLDRYGRSLKHLVNMVGELRGRKIGFSSLPQHVDEWSADLRSVHGCVRSTLRNYQGSVRQFCDVLTNPAYGWAEECLRLFGTHPVQVVHDWNAAVHADEAEGEPERRASFCARMWSASVSSWTGWPRHRGCGLLEEQQSALVGVLDEARVEAMARMRGRGCGGSVRSAGPARAVRRLLAERQAGGGPRVCRNAPSGRPTATG; from the coding sequence ATGTCACGCCTTCCTCGCCAGGGCGACACCCTGGTGGTCCCCTCGCTCGACCGCTACGGCCGCTCGCTGAAGCACCTGGTCAACATGGTCGGCGAGCTACGCGGGCGCAAGATCGGGTTCTCCTCGCTGCCGCAGCACGTCGACGAGTGGTCGGCGGATCTGCGCTCGGTCCACGGCTGCGTCCGCTCCACCCTTCGCAACTACCAGGGCTCTGTACGGCAGTTCTGCGACGTCCTGACCAATCCGGCCTACGGGTGGGCGGAGGAGTGCCTGCGCCTGTTCGGCACGCACCCGGTCCAGGTGGTCCACGACTGGAACGCGGCGGTGCACGCAGACGAGGCCGAAGGCGAGCCGGAACGCCGAGCGTCTTTCTGCGCTCGGATGTGGAGCGCTTCTGTCAGCAGCTGGACGGGCTGGCCCCGGCACCGCGGATGCGGTTTGCTGGAGGAGCAGCAGAGCGCGCTGGTGGGCGTTTTGGACGAGGCCCGGGTGGAGGCGATGGCTCGGATGAGGGGTCGGGGCTGCGGCGGATCGGTACGTTCTGCGGGTCCCGCCCGAGCAGTACGGCGGCTGCTGGCCGAGCGGCAGGCCGGGGGCGGCCCGCGGGTCTGCCGCAATGCACCAAGCGGGCGCCCGACTGCTACTGGATGA
- a CDS encoding SDR family oxidoreductase, which yields MPKPTSLVLGATGFIGRWLVLELLTQGHPVAAGVRGGAERDGELRGWLRDHGAEDGALTTVAVDIARPGLGLAPEDEERLGAVRDVFNLAALYRFGLSREEARAANVDGAANAVRWAATRPGLRRLVHLSGYRVGGHEAPLPPERADRLYRTLGAYEASKVEGDTVVRVLAPELGVPLTVVSPSTVIGHSVTGEAGQYIGLAPMVEQLWSGRLPALAGSRRTFVPVVAIDHLARLLAAAPVHDEGAVRHHVVLDPATPELPMLIALLAQHLKVRAPRLILPVGLVRRLPRALTGVEPETLSFLSEDRYDTSSADRLAAAAGLRHPPVDELLRRWADRLVVEGFGSATGR from the coding sequence ATGCCCAAGCCGACCAGCCTCGTCCTCGGCGCCACCGGCTTCATCGGCCGCTGGCTCGTGCTCGAACTCCTCACCCAGGGCCACCCGGTGGCGGCAGGCGTACGCGGCGGCGCCGAGCGCGACGGCGAACTGCGCGGCTGGCTGCGCGACCACGGCGCCGAGGACGGCGCCCTGACCACGGTCGCCGTCGACATCGCCCGCCCGGGGCTCGGGCTGGCACCGGAGGACGAGGAACGCCTGGGCGCGGTCCGCGACGTCTTCAACCTCGCCGCGCTGTACCGCTTCGGACTGAGCCGCGAGGAGGCCCGGGCGGCCAACGTGGACGGCGCCGCGAACGCCGTCCGCTGGGCCGCCACCCGGCCGGGGCTGCGCAGGCTGGTCCACCTCTCGGGCTACCGCGTCGGAGGACACGAGGCTCCCCTGCCGCCCGAGCGGGCCGACCGGCTCTACCGCACGCTCGGCGCCTACGAGGCCTCGAAGGTCGAGGGCGACACGGTCGTCCGAGTGCTCGCACCCGAGCTCGGCGTCCCACTGACGGTGGTCAGCCCGAGCACGGTCATCGGACACTCCGTCACCGGCGAGGCCGGGCAGTACATCGGCCTGGCGCCCATGGTCGAGCAGCTGTGGAGCGGCCGGCTCCCCGCGCTGGCGGGCAGCCGCCGCACCTTCGTCCCGGTGGTGGCGATCGACCACCTCGCCCGGCTGCTCGCCGCCGCGCCCGTCCACGACGAGGGCGCCGTCCGGCACCACGTGGTGCTCGACCCGGCCACGCCGGAGCTGCCCATGCTGATCGCCCTCCTCGCGCAACACCTCAAGGTGCGGGCGCCCCGGCTGATCCTGCCCGTGGGCCTGGTCCGGCGGCTGCCACGTGCGCTGACCGGCGTCGAACCGGAGACGCTCTCCTTCCTCTCCGAGGACCGGTACGACACCTCTTCCGCGGACCGGTTGGCCGCGGCCGCCGGACTGAGGCATCCGCCCGTGGACGAACTGCTGCGCCGATGGGCCGACCGGCTCGTCGTCGAGGGCTTCGGCTCCGCTACTGGACGGTAG
- a CDS encoding TetR/AcrR family transcriptional regulator produces the protein MGAKGEETRARLVRATRALMEAQGYSGTGLNQVLAESGAPRGSLYFHFPAGKDQLVGQALAEAGREVGELIGSLSGSPAGMVRDLLDTLGDRMEQSGYTKGCPLATVALEVSASNEPLRRLCADAYADWQRALAELLVREGRDPAGADASAGTVLALLEGALLLARVQRSRTPLDRAARAAELLLA, from the coding sequence ATGGGAGCCAAGGGCGAGGAGACGCGGGCCCGGCTGGTCCGGGCGACCCGGGCCCTGATGGAGGCTCAGGGGTACTCCGGTACCGGCCTGAACCAGGTGCTGGCCGAGAGCGGGGCACCGCGCGGCTCGCTGTACTTCCACTTCCCGGCCGGCAAGGACCAACTGGTGGGCCAGGCCCTGGCCGAGGCCGGCCGGGAGGTGGGCGAGCTGATCGGCTCGCTGAGCGGCAGCCCGGCCGGCATGGTCCGCGACCTGCTGGACACCCTCGGGGACCGCATGGAGCAGTCCGGCTACACCAAGGGCTGCCCGCTGGCGACGGTGGCCCTGGAGGTCTCCGCGAGCAACGAGCCGCTGCGCCGCCTCTGCGCCGACGCCTACGCCGACTGGCAGCGGGCGCTGGCCGAGCTGCTCGTCCGGGAAGGCCGCGATCCGGCCGGGGCCGACGCCTCGGCCGGTACCGTCCTCGCCCTGCTCGAAGGGGCGCTGCTGCTGGCGCGGGTGCAGCGCAGCCGTACCCCGCTCGACCGGGCGGCCAGGGCGGCGGAGCTGCTGCTCGCCTGA
- a CDS encoding winged helix-turn-helix domain-containing protein, whose translation MTDQPDPHPVTGLDDVVHQRVRLGILTVAHQARRVEFGFLRTALGLTAGNLSQHLAVLEKAGLVDIEKGYEGKRARTWLSLTPAGDRALQDEVTHLKRLIHQIEQGSSAPES comes from the coding sequence ATGACCGATCAGCCCGACCCGCACCCCGTCACCGGCCTGGACGACGTGGTCCACCAGCGCGTCCGCCTCGGCATCCTCACCGTCGCCCACCAGGCGCGCCGGGTCGAGTTCGGCTTCCTGCGCACGGCGCTCGGACTCACCGCCGGAAATCTCAGCCAGCACCTGGCCGTCCTGGAGAAGGCCGGACTGGTCGACATCGAGAAGGGCTACGAGGGCAAACGCGCCCGCACCTGGCTCTCCCTCACCCCGGCCGGCGACCGCGCCCTGCAGGACGAGGTCACCCACCTCAAGCGACTCATCCACCAGATCGAACAAGGCAGCTCAGCCCCGGAGTCCTGA
- a CDS encoding NAD-dependent epimerase/dehydratase family protein → MRILVLGGTSFVGRAIVEDAVRTGAEVTLFGRGKTGTDLFPELTRLIGDRDTGDYAALREGSWDAVVDLSGYVPHHVGQAMDALGDRVGRYLFISSHAVYAQTGVEPGSDEDTPRREPVRNVRTHEELDDSTYGPAKVACEDDVLARYGSRATIVRPGKVAGPHDPSEMFTYWVRRAAQGGRVALPADPGQPVQIIDSRDLARLVVQLLVDDRPGAFHAVGPAEPTTLGGLIETCAKVAGTEVEIVRVTPETLPPLFPLVRADWPTQQRSSARARAAGMPATPLEVTAADVLAWDRERGEPPLGRGFSSEEEQALLAQHDGGRSR, encoded by the coding sequence ATGCGAATCCTTGTGCTTGGCGGTACGTCATTCGTGGGCCGCGCGATCGTGGAGGACGCCGTCCGCACCGGGGCCGAGGTGACCCTGTTCGGCCGGGGGAAGACCGGGACGGATCTGTTCCCCGAGCTGACCCGCCTGATCGGTGACCGGGACACCGGCGACTACGCGGCGCTGCGCGAGGGCAGCTGGGACGCCGTCGTGGACCTCAGCGGCTACGTCCCGCACCATGTCGGGCAGGCGATGGACGCGTTGGGCGACCGGGTCGGCCGGTACCTGTTCATCTCCAGCCATGCGGTGTACGCGCAGACGGGTGTGGAGCCGGGCTCGGACGAGGACACGCCGCGCCGCGAGCCCGTACGGAACGTCCGGACTCACGAGGAGCTCGACGACTCCACCTACGGCCCGGCCAAGGTGGCCTGCGAGGACGATGTGCTGGCCCGGTACGGCTCGCGGGCGACGATCGTGCGGCCGGGGAAGGTCGCCGGGCCGCACGACCCTTCGGAGATGTTCACGTACTGGGTGCGCCGGGCCGCGCAGGGCGGGCGGGTGGCGCTTCCGGCCGACCCCGGGCAGCCGGTGCAGATCATCGACTCGCGCGACCTCGCCCGTCTGGTGGTGCAGCTGCTCGTGGACGATCGCCCCGGCGCGTTCCACGCGGTGGGACCGGCCGAGCCGACCACGCTCGGCGGGCTCATCGAGACCTGCGCGAAGGTGGCGGGCACCGAGGTCGAGATCGTCCGGGTGACTCCCGAGACGCTCCCCCCGCTGTTTCCCCTCGTACGGGCCGACTGGCCGACCCAGCAGCGCAGTTCGGCGCGGGCCCGCGCGGCGGGCATGCCCGCGACCCCGCTGGAGGTGACGGCGGCCGATGTCCTGGCCTGGGACCGCGAACGTGGCGAGCCGCCACTGGGGCGCGGCTTCTCGTCCGAGGAGGAGCAGGCGCTGCTGGCGCAGCACGACGGCGGGCGTTCCCGGTAG
- a CDS encoding alpha/beta hydrolase family protein: protein MSATEFAAAQWTRATGAGVDPHEYRRVTDGLTSVADWGPSFLRTGFAHLQRAEKAGSSVSAGEQLLMAARWFHLATLAPYAEAGRAAAEADHALSRALMVLEPGARRVSGEGFTGWLRGPSDAPGTVVVLPGLDSAKEEFLDLVSALLARGLAVFAMDGPGQGVLAATTTLRPDYEQVVGRVIDALGVARIGLVGLSPGGYFAARTAALEPRVAAVGTVSGPFRLDWEDLPPPVRDIMARRTGGPDAARAFARQVDLASLAPRIAAPLLVVDGGRDVIAGVTNGKPLARLAPHGTHLSVPHGDHLLGNARSDWLPHLSDHIRNALTGAQA from the coding sequence ATGAGCGCCACCGAGTTCGCCGCCGCCCAGTGGACACGTGCCACCGGCGCGGGCGTCGACCCCCACGAGTACCGGCGCGTCACCGACGGCCTCACCTCCGTCGCCGACTGGGGACCGTCCTTCCTGCGCACCGGATTCGCCCACCTCCAGCGCGCGGAGAAGGCGGGATCGTCCGTCTCCGCGGGTGAACAGCTGCTGATGGCGGCCCGGTGGTTTCACCTGGCCACGCTGGCGCCGTATGCGGAGGCCGGTCGTGCCGCCGCCGAGGCGGACCACGCCTTGAGCAGGGCGCTCATGGTGCTGGAGCCCGGCGCCCGGCGCGTGAGCGGCGAGGGATTCACGGGCTGGCTGCGCGGCCCCTCCGACGCGCCCGGCACCGTGGTCGTCCTCCCCGGCCTGGACTCGGCCAAGGAAGAGTTTCTCGATCTGGTGTCCGCGCTGCTGGCCAGAGGGCTGGCCGTGTTCGCGATGGACGGCCCGGGGCAGGGCGTGCTCGCGGCCACGACGACCCTCAGGCCGGACTACGAGCAGGTCGTGGGCCGGGTCATCGACGCCCTCGGCGTCGCACGCATCGGACTCGTCGGCCTGAGTCCGGGCGGCTACTTCGCGGCCCGGACCGCGGCGCTGGAGCCGCGCGTGGCGGCGGTCGGGACCGTCAGCGGCCCCTTCCGCCTCGACTGGGAGGACCTGCCCCCACCGGTGAGGGACATCATGGCCCGACGCACCGGCGGACCCGACGCGGCCCGCGCGTTCGCCCGCCAGGTGGACCTTGCCTCCCTGGCACCCCGCATCGCGGCCCCGCTGCTGGTCGTGGACGGAGGCCGGGACGTCATCGCCGGAGTGACGAACGGCAAGCCCCTGGCCCGTCTGGCACCGCACGGCACTCACCTGTCCGTCCCGCACGGCGACCACCTCCTCGGCAACGCGCGGTCCGACTGGCTGCCCCACCTCAGCGACCACATCAGGAACGCCTTGACGGGAGCACAGGCATGA
- a CDS encoding YegP family protein, with the protein MPGKFELYTDESGMHRFRLKASNGSVVVTGDAHESKEQCLKSIESIRKLAPYAQLHEDASAPA; encoded by the coding sequence ATGCCAGGAAAATTCGAGCTCTACACCGACGAATCGGGCATGCACCGGTTCCGGCTCAAGGCGAGCAACGGCTCGGTCGTCGTCACCGGCGACGCCCATGAGTCGAAGGAACAGTGCCTGAAGAGCATCGAGTCGATCAGGAAGCTCGCGCCGTACGCACAGCTCCATGAGGACGCAAGCGCCCCGGCGTAG